One genomic segment of Candidatus Schekmanbacteria bacterium includes these proteins:
- the fliS gene encoding flagellar export chaperone FliS: protein MTTLANQNKYKSTQISTASSVKIIVLLYDGAINFLEQGKIKIKERDFKLKGVYLSKASRIVAELNSALDEKVDKKLVENLQSLYEFVNYQILQANLKNEIVFIDNAINILKTIKESWDKVIELQFTDKQIIAEKRDSTKMITLTV, encoded by the coding sequence ATGACTACCTTGGCAAATCAGAACAAATATAAATCAACACAGATTTCGACCGCTAGTAGCGTTAAAATAATCGTATTGTTATATGATGGCGCTATAAACTTTTTAGAACAGGGTAAAATAAAAATTAAAGAACGTGATTTTAAATTAAAGGGTGTGTATTTGTCCAAAGCTTCCAGAATAGTTGCAGAACTGAATAGTGCGTTAGATGAGAAGGTAGATAAAAAATTAGTTGAAAATCTTCAAAGCTTATATGAGTTTGTCAACTATCAGATTCTTCAAGCTAATTTAAAGAATGAAATCGTTTTTATTGATAATGCCATAAATATTTTAAAAACTATTAAAGAATCATGGGATAAGGTAATTGAACTTCAATTCACCGACAAGCAGATCATTGCAGAAAAAAGAGACAGTACAAAAATGATAACCTTAACTGTGTAA